One window from the genome of Leuconostoc suionicum encodes:
- a CDS encoding IS30 family transposase encodes MSSSLSAHERSVIETMIKLNHSTREIARFLKRSPATITYELNRIKPYNAQQAHHLAQCNRHKHGRHPTLTPEISAFLNHHIGILKWSPETAAHVLGIAFKTIYNWIHHGLLKIKLSDLPDKGIRRKRQSDGRRRVFAHGRSIEKRPKAVQLRQEFGHFEVDTMQSGKTRGDVLVTITERLSRQHIMRHVSGRNSQAVTPAIIRFFKGIKNAKSITVDHGREFAKYDEIEEQLGIPMYFAHPYSPEERGSNEVLNRYVRRFIPKERKIETISQKELDQINHWINARPMKTLNWQSPRKVFQKHAVFG; translated from the coding sequence ATGTCTTCTAGTTTATCAGCTCACGAACGTTCTGTCATTGAAACAATGATCAAACTTAATCATTCAACTCGAGAAATAGCCCGTTTCTTAAAGCGTTCTCCTGCAACTATTACCTACGAGTTAAATCGAATTAAACCATACAATGCACAACAGGCTCATCATTTAGCCCAGTGTAATCGGCACAAACACGGTCGCCATCCGACCCTAACACCTGAAATATCAGCTTTTTTGAACCATCACATTGGTATCTTGAAGTGGTCACCAGAAACGGCTGCTCATGTATTGGGTATTGCTTTCAAGACCATCTACAACTGGATTCATCATGGTTTGCTTAAAATTAAGTTATCAGATTTACCTGATAAAGGTATTCGACGTAAACGTCAATCTGACGGCCGTAGACGTGTTTTTGCTCATGGCCGTTCAATTGAAAAACGACCAAAAGCTGTCCAATTAAGACAAGAATTTGGTCATTTTGAAGTTGATACGATGCAATCTGGTAAAACACGTGGCGATGTTTTAGTGACCATCACAGAACGATTGAGTCGACAACATATCATGAGACATGTCAGTGGGCGCAATAGTCAGGCAGTGACACCAGCTATTATTAGGTTTTTCAAGGGTATAAAAAATGCTAAATCAATTACAGTTGATCACGGTCGAGAGTTTGCAAAATATGATGAAATAGAAGAACAGCTAGGCATACCGATGTATTTTGCACACCCATATTCACCAGAAGAACGTGGTAGTAATGAAGTGCTAAATCGATATGTCCGTCGTTTTATCCCAAAAGAACGCAAAATTGAAACCATCAGTCAGAAAGAATTAGATCAAATTAATCATTGGATTAATGCCAGGCCAATGAAAACGCTCAACTGGCAATCACCACGAAAAGTCTTTCAGAAACATGCGGTGTTCGGATGA
- a CDS encoding pLS20_p028 family conjugation system transmembrane protein: MLGLMSGIGTATVNDTSGTKEKNIVTQLWQGNSTDLHYLARDNFDLSKYKDDDRVFKDAKTKIQGSDYHSVMSDAGYTDGLSDAQKSVFTKKIGGNGTMVDITGDSLVLGKTFADDYPVMKTNWLGIIGGEIVFIIVVAGAIVRLLSSVYKMAFMAGSIVYFGLRDGTQGKRVQQVLGMIEGQITGIVMMPISLIFFFAWVEFAFNTINGLGLDMWPFTILSIAALLAGGKGLAGGFEMIEQWTGVRSGHNPVASMMLANQAAHMVGGATRVAKKNIGKGLNAISPEQKKKNRELGKKIANSGGNQGLDNSKALADHSLNDTGVDTSAQATGKAAKAAEVAGRTVGAMKHPGSLLKNTGRAAGDKVKDGVNKAVGNVKDYAGGVADNFAGGQQTVEAFNKRHSPITPKSNSGDTPSSSQPRNVHEALSKAVTDSPNSHPKDTANKSQSNMSHAMSDAHRGLSTRTNSPKSSAGNSTKPIVSGGTVVQPKGVGATPATMSRPNTPRLSGTLPGKKSVNQPLTAAQQKEKDRAWAESVIAKQKAKMQNQQSVSSKEDK; the protein is encoded by the coding sequence ATACTCGGTTTAATGAGCGGAATTGGTACAGCCACAGTCAATGATACGTCAGGTACTAAAGAAAAAAACATTGTCACACAATTATGGCAAGGAAATTCCACAGACTTACACTATTTAGCAAGAGATAATTTTGACTTGAGCAAATATAAAGATGACGACCGTGTATTCAAGGATGCAAAAACAAAAATTCAAGGTTCTGACTACCATTCAGTCATGAGTGATGCTGGATATACAGACGGTTTAAGCGACGCTCAAAAATCAGTATTCACCAAGAAAATTGGTGGCAACGGCACCATGGTTGATATTACCGGTGACTCACTTGTTCTGGGTAAGACATTTGCGGATGATTATCCAGTTATGAAAACTAATTGGTTAGGCATTATTGGTGGTGAAATAGTCTTTATTATCGTCGTAGCCGGTGCGATTGTGCGTTTGCTGTCCTCAGTCTATAAAATGGCTTTTATGGCAGGTTCAATTGTGTACTTTGGCCTAAGAGATGGCACACAAGGCAAACGTGTCCAACAAGTTCTGGGAATGATTGAGGGACAAATAACAGGTATTGTCATGATGCCAATTTCATTAATTTTCTTCTTTGCCTGGGTAGAATTTGCCTTTAATACCATTAATGGTTTAGGTCTAGATATGTGGCCATTTACCATCCTGTCAATTGCCGCTCTGTTAGCTGGTGGTAAAGGGCTCGCAGGTGGCTTTGAAATGATTGAACAATGGACTGGTGTTCGCTCAGGTCATAATCCTGTTGCTTCGATGATGTTAGCCAATCAAGCTGCTCACATGGTAGGTGGCGCCACAAGGGTTGCCAAGAAAAATATTGGCAAGGGTCTCAACGCAATTTCACCAGAACAGAAAAAGAAGAATCGTGAACTAGGTAAGAAGATTGCCAACTCGGGTGGCAATCAAGGCTTAGATAATAGTAAAGCACTGGCTGATCATAGCTTAAATGATACTGGTGTCGATACATCCGCACAAGCCACAGGTAAGGCGGCAAAGGCGGCTGAGGTAGCAGGACGTACAGTCGGAGCAATGAAACATCCAGGTAGTTTATTGAAAAACACTGGTCGTGCGGCTGGTGATAAAGTTAAAGATGGCGTGAATAAAGCCGTTGGCAATGTCAAAGATTATGCTGGTGGTGTTGCCGACAACTTCGCAGGTGGACAACAAACCGTTGAAGCCTTTAACAAACGTCATTCACCTATAACACCAAAATCAAACAGCGGTGATACACCATCTTCTTCTCAACCACGCAATGTGCATGAAGCACTTTCAAAGGCTGTCACAGATTCACCTAATTCTCATCCAAAGGATACAGCTAATAAGTCTCAATCTAACATGAGCCACGCAATGTCTGATGCACATCGTGGTTTATCTACTAGAACTAATTCACCCAAGTCTAGCGCTGGTAATTCAACTAAGCCAATTGTGAGTGGTGGAACAGTTGTTCAACCTAAGGGAGTTGGTGCAACGCCAGCAACCATGTCACGTCCAAACACCCCACGTTTGAGCGGTACATTGCCTGGCAAAAAGTCGGTGAATCAACCGTTGACAGCAGCGCAACAAAAAGAAAAGGATCGCGCCTGGGCTGAGAGTGTTATTGCAAAACAAAAAGCGAAAATGCAGAATCAACAAAGCGTATCAAGTAAAGAGGACAAGTGA
- a CDS encoding ParA family protein, whose product MSKTITFSASKGGVGKTTMTFNFASFLIRQGYKVLLIDSDYQGNLSSTYESYTNKNTLYDVFTGGLAQIRQITPQLGLLPASPHLDELEGTLQSKNNKNFLMMMWLQDHLEEIKDYDYILIDTHPEFGTLTKNMIAVSDYVVVPLEPSEYGFIQSKQQFDLRMKEFRDDAVDIRTREPLIEAKVLYLANRVKHNTRSSHEFGQIIDQIENLVAVLNEREVFNSSTMLKTPVFDLEQAKRNHKTLQQINDAYQKLLESVK is encoded by the coding sequence ATGAGTAAAACAATTACATTTTCAGCATCAAAAGGTGGCGTTGGTAAAACAACGATGACATTCAACTTCGCAAGTTTTCTGATTCGACAAGGCTACAAAGTCTTGTTAATTGATTCAGACTATCAAGGTAACTTGTCCTCTACCTATGAAAGCTATACCAATAAAAATACGCTATATGACGTCTTTACAGGCGGTTTAGCTCAAATTAGACAAATTACCCCACAATTAGGTTTGTTACCTGCTAGCCCTCATTTAGACGAATTAGAAGGTACATTACAATCAAAGAATAATAAAAACTTTCTGATGATGATGTGGCTTCAAGACCACCTTGAGGAAATCAAAGATTATGACTATATTCTAATTGACACCCATCCAGAGTTTGGGACGTTAACGAAGAATATGATTGCCGTTTCTGATTATGTTGTGGTGCCACTAGAGCCCTCAGAGTATGGTTTTATTCAATCAAAACAACAATTTGATTTAAGGATGAAAGAGTTCCGTGATGATGCCGTTGATATTCGTACACGAGAGCCCCTAATTGAAGCAAAGGTTTTGTATCTTGCCAATCGTGTGAAGCACAATACACGGTCAAGTCATGAGTTTGGCCAGATTATTGATCAAATTGAGAACCTTGTCGCCGTCTTAAATGAGCGTGAAGTCTTTAATAGTTCAACCATGCTTAAAACCCCAGTGTTTGATTTAGAACAAGCCAAGCGCAACCATAAAACCTTGCAGCAAATTAATGATGCTTATCAAAAGCTATTAGAAAGTGTGAAATAA
- a CDS encoding type IV secretion system protein VirB4 has product MRTSLNTAKRSALKARGYNLELIEEVQNPSGIEFHTTYFDDGMASSAIINVYDYPKNEQLQGWFKELINHKNTIVDIKIGTENKFEVQKALETATNTLRSKARSEVTSQGDALEAEQDADITLQDLNEARNGREIYKRVYVRLLVSDVSPEELRHRVKEIQQQLSNYRMKVYPSEQLTHFQQFFMPAMSIENQTIKDKGFPMKAYALAGSYAFNQTFIAHPRGSYMGLTMQRGEVMYDPSYNDHRTQLTAYNLVVGGERSGKSSFAKKNLGPLVSRGDTVWVFDKSNEWRDLVNYYYGVTLTLDGSQNIINLMQVFGTVLDANGNVDVIASFNQHRTKVITYYATLNPQANKKELEMLGNLITDFYVERRMWSLSPKDNPQDLRVIGLRNEDYPILEDFQTFLETHSMLTRNMTQPAVERLDNILSTISSLIQNHGDMVNGVTTMPDLSGERLIRFDTSGLSRLEDDLYNAQYFTILSLMESYITINGTKQRERIKRGEVSTQANNNGNPPKYFWWIQDEADDIFNAKHSLGITFGDNMMAQHGKDFFGMFAIFPGLKNVVPTGNASDTEASRAASSFFGRFPKQTIGRLSKTDTTRLRSVVSETNITDGQLQALQGLDQGDFLMNLVGKQSTFMHVDLNDSEINLFGGGL; this is encoded by the coding sequence ATGCGCACAAGTTTAAATACAGCAAAACGTTCCGCTCTAAAAGCACGCGGCTATAATTTAGAACTTATTGAAGAAGTTCAAAACCCTAGTGGCATTGAATTTCACACCACCTACTTTGATGATGGTATGGCAAGTAGTGCCATTATTAACGTCTACGACTATCCCAAAAATGAACAATTACAAGGCTGGTTTAAGGAACTCATTAATCACAAGAACACCATTGTAGACATTAAGATTGGGACTGAAAACAAGTTTGAAGTGCAAAAAGCACTTGAAACAGCTACTAACACGTTGCGTAGTAAGGCCCGCAGTGAGGTGACCTCACAAGGTGATGCGCTGGAAGCCGAACAAGATGCTGACATTACGCTACAAGATTTGAATGAAGCCCGCAATGGTCGTGAAATTTACAAACGTGTCTACGTTAGGTTATTGGTATCAGATGTTTCTCCAGAAGAATTACGTCATCGTGTTAAAGAAATTCAACAACAGCTTTCTAACTACCGCATGAAAGTCTATCCTTCTGAGCAATTGACACACTTCCAACAGTTTTTTATGCCCGCCATGTCTATTGAAAATCAAACGATTAAGGACAAAGGATTTCCAATGAAAGCCTATGCGTTAGCTGGTTCTTATGCTTTCAACCAGACCTTTATCGCACATCCTCGTGGTTCATACATGGGTTTGACGATGCAACGTGGTGAGGTTATGTATGATCCCAGCTACAACGACCACCGTACGCAGTTAACCGCTTATAACCTAGTTGTGGGTGGTGAGCGCTCAGGTAAAAGCTCGTTTGCCAAAAAGAACTTGGGTCCATTAGTTTCTCGTGGTGATACAGTTTGGGTATTTGATAAGTCTAATGAATGGCGTGATCTCGTCAATTATTATTATGGTGTCACTTTGACACTTGATGGCAGTCAAAACATTATCAATTTGATGCAAGTGTTTGGGACAGTCTTAGATGCCAATGGTAATGTTGATGTCATTGCTAGCTTCAACCAACACCGCACAAAGGTGATTACTTATTACGCTACGCTTAACCCGCAAGCAAATAAAAAAGAATTAGAAATGTTGGGTAACCTGATCACTGATTTCTACGTTGAACGTCGTATGTGGTCATTATCACCAAAAGATAACCCACAAGATCTACGCGTGATTGGGCTACGAAATGAAGACTATCCAATTCTCGAAGATTTTCAAACCTTCCTAGAAACCCATAGCATGCTGACGCGCAACATGACACAGCCTGCCGTAGAACGTTTGGATAACATCTTATCGACAATTAGCAGCTTAATACAAAACCATGGCGACATGGTGAATGGTGTAACGACCATGCCTGATCTGTCTGGTGAGCGTTTGATTCGTTTTGATACGAGTGGTCTTTCAAGATTAGAAGATGATCTCTACAACGCCCAATACTTTACCATTTTGTCTTTGATGGAAAGCTACATCACGATTAATGGAACTAAGCAACGTGAGCGCATTAAACGTGGTGAAGTCTCAACTCAGGCCAACAACAATGGTAATCCACCAAAATATTTCTGGTGGATACAGGATGAAGCGGATGATATTTTCAATGCTAAACATTCATTAGGCATTACCTTCGGTGACAACATGATGGCGCAACACGGTAAAGATTTCTTCGGGATGTTTGCTATCTTCCCAGGACTCAAAAATGTTGTGCCAACAGGTAATGCATCAGACACTGAGGCTAGTCGTGCCGCATCTTCCTTCTTCGGCCGATTCCCAAAGCAAACGATTGGACGTCTATCAAAAACGGATACAACCCGTTTACGTAGTGTGGTGAGTGAAACTAATATCACTGATGGTCAACTACAAGCGCTACAAGGATTAGATCAAGGTGATTTCTTAATGAACTTGGTGGGTAAGCAATCTACGTTTATGCACGTTGATCTTAATGACTCAGAAATTAATTTGTTTGGTGGAGGACTGTAA
- a CDS encoding phage tail tip lysozyme, with protein sequence MLERWMQDKKRRLYVIIGIITTAILSISVIALMCVMVFSTQNAICWNDDTTIDDGGTSIGGDWKDPNSATHKAIQHAIDRFHKEIKMSGDNIAAAIAIGLRESGFNSKAVNPAGSVKGIWQWGAGGINGNRYGDTADTVQAQVQLAINELHSSHKATLIGLAAANNINSSMVAWDTKFEGVGENDPQRKVADTAKTAEEVKKVFKLDYAGDIDVFDGGNNDSGSSDTSSDANSSAMSDASCDTGLDTNTDGLPVKGKYNITGGYPNYAGLTGAEHYGVDFQTVNHTMTGGESNVYAVHDGTVVAKSFDSVGGNWLVIKGTDGVFTYYGHAPTQSAIVVNTGDKVSAGQHISHEGQTGEATGIHVHFAVQTKDQYNWAPQSKGLKSPGLYLKLPAKAGTNVVIPSGPFDSSTDKTDK encoded by the coding sequence ATGTTAGAACGTTGGATGCAAGATAAGAAGCGCCGTTTGTATGTCATCATCGGCATCATTACCACAGCAATTCTGTCAATATCAGTTATTGCCTTAATGTGTGTCATGGTCTTTTCAACACAGAATGCCATTTGTTGGAATGATGATACAACCATTGATGATGGTGGCACTTCAATCGGTGGCGATTGGAAAGATCCCAACTCAGCAACGCACAAAGCCATACAACATGCAATTGACCGTTTTCATAAAGAAATTAAAATGTCGGGCGACAATATCGCTGCTGCAATTGCGATTGGTCTTAGAGAAAGTGGCTTTAATTCGAAAGCCGTCAATCCGGCTGGCTCGGTAAAAGGCATTTGGCAGTGGGGTGCTGGAGGTATTAACGGAAATCGCTATGGTGACACAGCTGATACAGTGCAAGCACAAGTTCAACTGGCAATCAATGAATTGCATAGTAGTCATAAAGCAACTCTAATTGGCTTAGCGGCCGCTAACAACATTAACAGTTCAATGGTGGCTTGGGATACAAAGTTTGAAGGGGTCGGAGAAAATGATCCACAACGAAAAGTCGCCGATACCGCAAAAACTGCCGAAGAAGTCAAAAAGGTTTTCAAACTAGATTATGCAGGTGATATTGATGTCTTTGATGGCGGCAACAACGACTCGGGTTCTAGTGATACCTCAAGCGATGCCAATTCAAGTGCTATGTCTGATGCCTCATGTGACACAGGGTTGGATACCAACACAGATGGCTTACCAGTTAAAGGAAAATACAACATAACAGGTGGCTATCCAAACTATGCAGGCCTAACAGGCGCAGAACATTATGGTGTCGATTTTCAAACCGTCAACCACACTATGACTGGTGGTGAAAGTAATGTGTACGCTGTTCATGATGGCACGGTGGTAGCCAAAAGTTTTGATTCAGTTGGGGGTAATTGGCTAGTGATTAAAGGCACTGACGGGGTGTTTACCTATTATGGTCACGCACCAACTCAGTCAGCCATTGTTGTCAATACAGGTGATAAGGTTTCTGCTGGTCAACACATTAGTCATGAAGGACAAACTGGTGAAGCAACAGGTATTCACGTTCACTTCGCCGTACAAACAAAAGATCAATATAATTGGGCGCCTCAAAGTAAAGGACTCAAATCACCTGGGCTTTATCTCAAGCTACCTGCAAAGGCAGGCACTAACGTTGTTATTCCTAGTGGGCCATTTGATTCTAGTACAGACAAAACAGATAAATAG